A region of Chitinophaga horti DNA encodes the following proteins:
- a CDS encoding RagB/SusD family nutrient uptake outer membrane protein, whose protein sequence is MRNKAYHIFSRLAAIVAIGSLSLTSCKKFLEIGTPANAVSEEGAFADSATATSTVLTLYTQAANTNPQNTSVLFNVTKYGMMSADEAYYLTNSLWDNFRNNTLASGNDLQGFWAAAYTNIGRTNYIITNLEAESKLTPTVRNQLLGEAKFWRAWHYFYLTSYFGAAPLVLNTDALTNAQLPRSTAADVYAQIVKDLTEAKAHLTDIYPSAERARVNRKVAAAMLARVRFYQQNWPEAEKEAGEVLGTTGTYRLVNGMDSVFIRTSPEVILQAANVTGVTSFGAEFIPAASTPNVVLYDTLARTFEPGDKRKAQWTRPITFSGKEYFYPYKYRVRAGTAANEYAVMLRLAEMFLIRSEARANQDRIGDAVDDINAVRQRAGINGLAKTIDKTTLLAALEHERWVELFTEYGDRWLNLKRTGRADVVLPLIKPAYTATQKLYPLPTLELQANPKLAPDNPGYN, encoded by the coding sequence ATGCGAAACAAAGCATACCATATATTCAGCAGGTTGGCCGCCATTGTGGCTATCGGAAGCCTCTCGCTTACCTCCTGCAAAAAGTTTCTGGAAATAGGCACGCCGGCAAACGCTGTAAGTGAAGAAGGCGCATTTGCCGACTCCGCCACTGCTACCAGTACTGTGCTTACATTGTATACACAGGCGGCCAATACGAATCCGCAAAACACTTCGGTGTTGTTCAATGTCACGAAGTACGGGATGATGAGCGCCGATGAGGCTTACTATCTCACCAACAGCTTGTGGGATAATTTCCGAAACAATACGCTGGCGTCAGGTAACGATCTCCAGGGATTCTGGGCGGCCGCTTACACGAATATCGGCCGTACCAACTATATCATTACCAACCTGGAAGCTGAAAGCAAACTCACGCCAACCGTGCGTAACCAGCTGTTGGGCGAAGCTAAGTTCTGGAGAGCCTGGCATTACTTTTACCTGACGAGTTACTTTGGCGCCGCACCTTTGGTGTTAAATACCGATGCGCTCACCAATGCGCAGCTGCCACGTTCTACCGCGGCGGACGTATACGCACAGATTGTAAAAGATCTTACAGAAGCCAAAGCCCATCTCACTGATATTTATCCCTCCGCTGAACGAGCGCGCGTAAACAGAAAGGTGGCTGCCGCCATGCTGGCACGTGTTCGTTTCTACCAGCAAAACTGGCCGGAGGCTGAGAAAGAGGCTGGCGAGGTATTAGGCACTACTGGTACTTATCGCCTTGTGAATGGAATGGATTCTGTTTTCATTCGCACCAGCCCCGAAGTGATTTTGCAGGCGGCGAATGTAACGGGTGTAACCAGCTTCGGAGCGGAGTTTATTCCGGCTGCCTCCACGCCAAACGTAGTATTGTACGACACCTTGGCCCGCACATTTGAACCGGGCGACAAACGTAAAGCCCAATGGACGCGCCCGATCACGTTCAGCGGTAAAGAATATTTTTATCCTTATAAATATCGCGTGCGCGCAGGCACGGCTGCTAACGAATACGCTGTGATGCTACGCCTCGCCGAAATGTTCCTCATCCGCTCGGAAGCCCGCGCTAATCAGGATAGGATCGGTGATGCGGTGGACGATATTAACGCGGTACGGCAACGGGCAGGGATAAACGGTTTGGCTAAAACGATCGATAAAACTACCTTGCTGGCGGCATTGGAGCACGAGCGCTGGGTAGAGCTGTTCACCGAGTACGGTGATCGTTGGCTGAACTTAAAAAGAACAGGTAGGGCAGATGTGGTGTTGCCGCTGATCAAACCTGCCTACACCGCTACGCAAAAGCTGTATCCATTGCCAACGCTGGAGTTACAGGCTAACCCGAAACTCGCACCCGACAACCCGGGATATAACTAG
- a CDS encoding DUF3606 domain-containing protein: MADNLKNTGKQDDIRINVNQSWELRDWCQKLGVTPEQLKDAVRAVGPVVKDVRAYLKR; encoded by the coding sequence ATGGCAGATAATCTCAAGAACACTGGTAAACAGGATGATATTCGTATTAATGTAAACCAGTCATGGGAACTACGCGACTGGTGTCAGAAATTGGGCGTAACGCCCGAGCAGCTGAAAGATGCGGTGAGGGCGGTTGGGCCGGTGGTAAAGGATGTGAGGGCGTATCTTAAGCGATAG
- a CDS encoding RNA polymerase sigma-70 factor, which translates to MATFSAYSDQQLLELVKNGDPDAYETLYRRHSPMMYRAAFYILRDEQACSDLVQDIFVWLWEKRRSLDISLLQPYLRTAVKFKVANLVRSGKIRDSFFEDLSRQPLEAGNSTEELIALSDLKLLVQQAIDALPARAREVFLLSREAHFSNREIAEQLGISVKAVEKQMTLSLRLIRAAIEPHLIELLLVSSAVGALHP; encoded by the coding sequence TTGGCTACATTCAGTGCATACAGTGATCAGCAGTTGTTGGAACTGGTGAAGAACGGCGATCCTGACGCATACGAAACGCTTTACCGGAGGCATTCGCCCATGATGTACAGGGCTGCCTTCTACATCCTTCGCGACGAACAGGCTTGTTCCGACCTCGTGCAGGATATTTTCGTATGGTTATGGGAAAAACGCAGAAGTCTCGACATCTCCCTCTTACAACCGTATCTGCGTACTGCCGTTAAGTTTAAGGTCGCAAACCTGGTCCGTTCCGGTAAAATACGCGACTCTTTCTTCGAAGACCTCTCCAGGCAACCATTAGAAGCAGGAAATAGTACGGAGGAACTCATCGCGCTCAGCGATCTGAAATTGCTCGTGCAGCAGGCCATCGATGCGCTGCCTGCCCGCGCACGCGAGGTGTTCCTGCTCAGCCGGGAAGCACATTTCTCTAACCGGGAAATTGCCGAACAGCTGGGGATCTCCGTGAAAGCAGTAGAAAAACAAATGACGCTTTCCCTGCGCCTTATCCGTGCAGCCATTGAACCTCACCTCATCGAACTGTTATTGGTATCCAGCGCGGTGGGGGCCTTACATCCCTAG
- a CDS encoding SusC/RagA family TonB-linked outer membrane protein codes for MLVVFRSISSLRSSRMASLAFKGTRVSLLMALMLIGGQITLAAQKVSLNLKSANIARAFRDIEKQTGYSIVYGKSQLKDALPVTLAMQDGTLKAALDAIFSNQPFTYAMSGRIIAVQARPAKTEEQEPRITVTGRVTDELGHPIPSVSVVIPGTPYGTMTNDAGEYRLENAIASADLIFSYVGFETQRLKIGGRTSISVVLKVAPKGLDEMVIIGYGATTKRKNTGSVASVTAEEIAKQPVANPLNALQGRVPGAIIYQSNGLPGSRVTVQIRGVNSLNSGQQPLFIIDGVPFNTIDQNVPATNDINTLFAANRGISPFSLINPSDIERIDVLKDADATAIYGTKAANGVVLITTKKGKSGKTKLDVNVYQGAGEVSRFVPMMNISQYLQMRREAFANDGITPNAVTAPDLFVWDTTKNTNWQEKYLGGTAQTTDAQATVSGGDARTRFLFGAGYHRETTVYPGDFADQRISVRFNADHTSLDKKFNAAVSANYSYNKSNLPSTDLANYYYLPPNMPVRNADGSLFWNANFENPDAYLLQMYIGKTSNLLANTVLRYTVLPGLDLKASLSYSALGMNQNQQSPAISKTPIGSTPTNSARFADIDQKVYTIEPQATYTRNLWGGRLNLLLGSTLQASSNTSVSITGNNYSNAALLGSLQGAGTYTSVQNPFTEYRYNSVFARINYEWRSKYILNLNGRRDGSSRFGSNNRFGNFGSVGAAWLFGNEEWVADKMPWLSFGKLRASYGLTGSDQIQDYLYVTQFSVSSGNLGYQGSATLSPNRINNPNLRWETNQKLEFALELGFLNDRLQLNTNYYRNRSGNQLGFLTLASQAGFNAYSSNFDALIQNSGWEFELNTTNISQGDFTWKTAFNLTVPQSKLLEASPQYFYFTQQALGKPLSFQQRFIYKGVDPQTGRPLYQDFSKDSLTFTPNFSTDRRVIGYTAPEWYGGLSNTFTYKNFDFSFFFQFTKQEGNIYPSSTPGSLGSGNMTTLWLDRWQQPGENAAWPRATTTTSIYSSYGSSNAIWGDASFVRLRNANLSYTLPKGALSALKISNMRVYLQGQNLFTWTKNKYVSDPETVSTINQASVVMAPLRVITAGLNCSF; via the coding sequence ATGCTTGTCGTGTTTCGAAGCATCTCGTCTTTACGAAGCAGCCGCATGGCATCCCTGGCCTTTAAAGGCACAAGGGTATCGCTGCTGATGGCATTGATGCTCATTGGAGGCCAGATTACGCTGGCTGCACAAAAAGTTTCCCTGAACCTGAAATCGGCCAACATCGCCCGGGCTTTTCGTGATATTGAAAAGCAAACCGGCTACAGTATTGTTTATGGAAAAAGTCAGTTGAAAGATGCGCTGCCTGTCACCTTAGCCATGCAGGACGGTACGCTTAAGGCTGCGCTGGACGCCATTTTCAGCAACCAGCCGTTTACTTATGCCATGTCCGGACGCATCATCGCCGTACAGGCACGTCCGGCCAAAACGGAAGAACAGGAACCGAGAATTACCGTTACTGGCCGCGTGACGGACGAATTGGGTCACCCGATCCCATCTGTATCGGTGGTCATACCAGGCACGCCTTATGGCACCATGACCAATGATGCCGGCGAATACCGGCTGGAGAACGCCATTGCTTCTGCAGACCTCATCTTCAGTTATGTAGGTTTTGAAACCCAGCGCCTGAAGATTGGCGGCCGTACCAGCATCAGCGTGGTGTTGAAAGTTGCACCAAAGGGGCTGGATGAAATGGTGATCATCGGTTACGGTGCTACCACCAAACGCAAAAACACCGGTTCGGTAGCTTCCGTGACGGCGGAAGAAATTGCAAAGCAACCAGTCGCCAACCCGCTGAATGCTTTGCAGGGCCGCGTACCAGGTGCGATTATTTATCAATCTAATGGCTTGCCTGGCTCCCGGGTAACAGTACAGATCCGTGGCGTGAACTCGCTCAATAGCGGGCAGCAACCATTGTTTATCATCGACGGTGTACCGTTTAATACGATTGACCAAAACGTACCGGCTACGAATGATATCAACACCTTGTTTGCCGCTAACCGCGGGATTAGTCCTTTTAGCCTGATCAACCCTTCCGACATCGAACGCATCGACGTATTGAAAGATGCGGATGCGACGGCGATTTATGGTACAAAAGCAGCGAATGGTGTAGTACTCATCACCACTAAGAAAGGTAAATCTGGTAAAACGAAATTAGATGTGAACGTATACCAGGGTGCCGGGGAGGTAAGCCGTTTCGTTCCTATGATGAACATTTCGCAATACCTGCAAATGCGTCGCGAAGCCTTTGCCAACGACGGCATTACGCCTAACGCAGTAACGGCACCCGACCTGTTCGTGTGGGATACGACCAAAAACACGAACTGGCAGGAAAAATACCTGGGTGGTACGGCGCAAACGACCGATGCACAAGCGACCGTTTCCGGCGGCGATGCCAGAACACGTTTCCTCTTTGGTGCAGGTTATCACCGCGAAACAACGGTATATCCAGGCGACTTTGCCGATCAGCGTATATCCGTTCGCTTTAATGCTGACCATACTTCGCTCGATAAAAAATTCAATGCAGCCGTTTCCGCAAACTATTCCTACAATAAATCAAATCTGCCCAGCACCGACCTGGCCAACTACTATTATTTGCCGCCAAATATGCCGGTCCGTAATGCGGATGGTTCTTTGTTCTGGAATGCGAACTTCGAGAACCCGGATGCCTACCTGCTCCAGATGTATATCGGCAAAACCTCCAACCTGCTGGCCAATACCGTACTGCGTTACACCGTGTTGCCCGGGCTCGACCTCAAGGCTTCGTTAAGTTACAGCGCACTGGGGATGAATCAGAACCAGCAATCGCCTGCTATATCGAAAACACCGATCGGCAGCACACCTACGAACTCTGCACGTTTTGCAGATATCGATCAGAAGGTGTACACCATTGAACCGCAGGCGACTTACACCCGCAATCTCTGGGGAGGCCGCCTGAATTTACTCTTGGGTAGCACGTTACAGGCATCTTCCAATACCTCGGTAAGCATCACCGGTAATAACTACAGCAATGCTGCTTTACTGGGTTCGTTACAAGGTGCGGGGACTTACACTTCGGTGCAGAACCCATTCACAGAGTACCGCTACAACTCTGTTTTCGCCAGGATTAACTACGAATGGCGTTCAAAATATATCCTGAACCTGAATGGTCGTCGTGACGGTTCCTCCCGCTTCGGCTCCAACAACCGCTTTGGTAACTTTGGCTCCGTGGGAGCTGCCTGGTTATTTGGTAATGAAGAATGGGTGGCTGATAAAATGCCATGGCTGTCGTTCGGTAAGTTACGCGCCAGCTATGGTCTTACCGGTAGTGATCAGATACAGGATTACCTGTACGTAACGCAGTTCAGCGTATCGTCCGGTAACCTCGGCTACCAGGGTAGTGCTACGTTGTCGCCAAACCGCATCAACAACCCGAACCTGCGCTGGGAAACGAACCAGAAGCTGGAATTTGCACTGGAACTGGGTTTCCTGAACGATCGTTTGCAGCTGAATACGAATTATTACCGCAATCGTTCCGGTAACCAGCTCGGTTTCCTCACGCTGGCTTCGCAAGCCGGTTTTAACGCTTACTCATCTAACTTCGATGCGCTCATCCAGAACAGCGGTTGGGAGTTTGAGCTCAATACCACGAACATTTCGCAGGGCGATTTCACCTGGAAAACAGCGTTCAACCTCACCGTGCCGCAATCTAAATTGCTGGAGGCCAGTCCGCAGTATTTCTATTTCACCCAACAGGCACTGGGCAAGCCGTTAAGCTTCCAACAGCGCTTTATTTACAAAGGTGTAGATCCGCAAACAGGCCGGCCGCTTTACCAGGACTTTTCGAAAGACAGCCTCACGTTTACGCCCAACTTCAGCACCGACAGGCGTGTGATCGGTTACACCGCTCCCGAGTGGTATGGAGGCCTGAGTAATACGTTTACCTACAAGAACTTCGACTTCAGCTTCTTCTTCCAGTTCACGAAACAGGAGGGCAATATTTATCCGTCCTCCACGCCAGGTTCGTTGGGTAGCGGCAACATGACCACCCTATGGCTGGACCGCTGGCAACAGCCGGGTGAAAATGCTGCATGGCCAAGGGCCACAACGACGACAAGTATCTATTCTTCCTATGGCAGTTCCAATGCAATTTGGGGCGATGCGTCTTTTGTTCGGCTACGTAATGCGAACCTTAGCTACACGTTGCCCAAGGGTGCACTTTCTGCCTTAAAGATCAGCAATATGAGAGTATATCTGCAGGGGCAGAACCTGTTTACCTGGACTAAGAACAAATATGTAAGTGATCCGGAAACAGTATCTACCATCAACCAGGCGTCTGTGGTGATGGCACCATTGCGGGTTATTACTGCCGGTCTTAATTGTTCATTTTAA
- a CDS encoding helix-turn-helix domain-containing protein encodes MTFGERIALQRKQLKLSQDDLAKKVGTSAPIIGRYERGEIKPSIEIAKKIADELEVTIDYLMGGAANMVLDKKLLKRMEDIEALPPDEKEKIYYFIDMAITYNKTKKAYSR; translated from the coding sequence ATGACTTTTGGCGAACGGATTGCCCTGCAACGTAAGCAGCTTAAACTATCTCAGGACGACCTGGCTAAAAAGGTCGGCACTTCCGCCCCCATCATCGGCAGGTACGAGCGCGGTGAGATTAAACCATCTATTGAGATAGCAAAAAAAATTGCTGACGAACTGGAGGTAACAATAGATTACCTGATGGGAGGAGCAGCTAACATGGTGCTGGATAAAAAGCTGCTTAAAAGAATGGAGGATATTGAGGCCCTACCGCCGGATGAGAAGGAGAAGATTTATTACTTCATTGACATGGCCATCACTTATAACAAAACTAAAAAAGCATATTCCAGATAA
- a CDS encoding PDDEXK nuclease domain-containing protein encodes MIRKTFISEIRQILQGALRHTYRAINFAMVQAYWSIGHRILEEEQHGSNRAGYGDALLAELAVHLTGEFGKGFEERELRRIRQFYQAFPIRDALRPELSWTHYRIVIRVEDPVARNWYMLAAADNAWSSRLLERNITTKHYERLLSPGSVILDKDHAAANQVVRDPYILEFLGLEQPAIYSESDIEAAIINNIQSFLLELGTGFSFVARQYRIKTDTRMFFIDLVFYHFILKCFVLLDLKITALTHQDIGQMDMYVRMFEAMKRRADDKPTLGIILCSEKDHSMIKYSMLEESKQLFASEYSLVLPSEAVLTEQLGRAAEMYRKAKIL; translated from the coding sequence ATGATCAGGAAAACTTTCATCTCAGAAATCAGGCAGATACTACAAGGCGCACTCCGGCATACTTACCGCGCGATCAACTTCGCCATGGTGCAGGCCTATTGGAGTATTGGCCACCGCATCCTCGAAGAAGAACAACACGGGAGCAACCGTGCGGGCTACGGCGATGCACTGCTCGCAGAACTGGCCGTTCATCTGACCGGCGAATTTGGCAAAGGTTTCGAAGAGCGGGAGTTACGCCGTATACGCCAGTTTTACCAGGCGTTCCCAATTCGGGACGCACTGCGTCCCGAATTAAGCTGGACGCATTACCGTATCGTCATCCGCGTCGAAGACCCTGTCGCAAGGAACTGGTACATGCTGGCTGCTGCTGACAATGCGTGGAGTTCCCGGCTGCTGGAAAGAAATATTACGACCAAACATTACGAACGTTTATTATCCCCGGGCAGTGTGATCCTGGATAAAGACCATGCTGCCGCTAATCAGGTGGTCCGCGATCCCTACATCCTCGAATTTCTCGGCCTCGAACAACCGGCCATTTATTCCGAAAGCGATATAGAAGCTGCGATCATCAACAATATCCAGTCCTTCCTGCTCGAACTGGGCACTGGCTTCTCGTTTGTTGCCCGTCAATACCGCATTAAAACGGATACAAGGATGTTTTTCATCGACCTGGTATTCTATCACTTCATCCTGAAATGTTTCGTACTGCTCGACCTGAAAATCACCGCACTCACGCACCAGGACATCGGGCAGATGGATATGTATGTGCGCATGTTTGAAGCCATGAAAAGGAGGGCAGACGACAAGCCTACATTAGGGATCATCCTTTGCTCGGAAAAAGACCACAGTATGATCAAATACAGCATGCTCGAAGAGAGCAAACAGTTGTTCGCTTCCGAATACAGCCTTGTACTGCCCTCCGAAGCGGTGCTTACAGAGCAGCTGGGCAGGGCGGCGGAAATGTACCGTAAGGCAAAAATCTTGTAA
- a CDS encoding DUF7003 family protein, protein MLTVNQIFETLKEMKSNEQNFWPQFNSPDVFLISARVNLFRNDRDQWAVIFEKLIFDHVVYNLVLELKCFGNCLKPGMPNYYRVSPVDDEDYDEVAIYEMVTGDERFLKVRRWRIPIILDRDAYFKAGIQLLDPEYILLHEALRLQSDRYGALFHATDKELHRQIPADMEKILVLDEWHHRDHREFKLVNRYESPDVCYGTVGTSLKEMNIALENAKAALLRGETERIVWQAVPLPANFPELDEAWWLFAEVLATGNPEAYKPSLPPNTHWRNWPSSGLNYIFRQLEFAIDIRHA, encoded by the coding sequence ATGCTTACAGTAAACCAAATATTTGAAACGCTAAAAGAAATGAAAAGCAATGAACAAAACTTCTGGCCACAGTTCAATAGCCCGGATGTTTTTTTGATCAGCGCAAGGGTAAACCTGTTTCGCAACGACCGTGATCAGTGGGCCGTGATATTCGAAAAGCTGATATTCGATCATGTAGTTTATAATCTGGTACTGGAACTGAAATGTTTCGGCAATTGTCTTAAACCCGGAATGCCTAATTATTATAGGGTGTCCCCCGTAGACGATGAGGATTACGATGAGGTAGCAATCTATGAAATGGTAACGGGCGATGAACGTTTCCTAAAGGTGCGTCGCTGGCGTATACCAATCATCCTTGATAGGGATGCCTACTTTAAAGCAGGCATACAGCTGCTGGATCCGGAGTATATTCTCCTGCACGAGGCGCTACGTTTGCAATCTGACAGGTACGGTGCTTTGTTTCATGCCACCGATAAGGAGCTGCACCGCCAGATACCTGCTGATATGGAAAAAATATTGGTGCTGGACGAATGGCATCACCGCGATCATCGCGAATTTAAGCTCGTTAACAGGTATGAATCTCCGGATGTATGTTATGGCACCGTTGGTACTTCCTTAAAGGAAATGAACATAGCCCTTGAGAACGCGAAAGCAGCACTCCTGCGTGGAGAAACGGAACGGATTGTCTGGCAGGCAGTACCACTACCTGCTAATTTTCCGGAACTGGACGAAGCCTGGTGGCTGTTTGCGGAAGTACTGGCAACGGGCAACCCGGAAGCATATAAACCCTCGCTGCCACCCAATACACACTGGCGAAACTGGCCATCTTCCGGTTTAAATTATATATTTCGGCAACTGGAATTTGCGATAGACATCAGGCACGCTTAG
- a CDS encoding helix-turn-helix domain-containing protein has protein sequence MIQEDDLLILIPLGESIRSHRKLRKVTQRVIADRTGIDQGIISKIESGQINPTFTTLYRLAVALEVKVADLVNIDFKK, from the coding sequence ATGATTCAGGAGGATGACTTGCTTATTTTGATACCCTTGGGAGAGAGTATCCGATCTCACCGAAAGCTCAGGAAAGTAACACAAAGGGTAATTGCCGATCGCACGGGTATCGATCAAGGCATCATTAGTAAAATTGAAAGCGGGCAGATAAACCCAACGTTCACGACACTGTATAGACTAGCGGTTGCCCTGGAAGTCAAAGTGGCCGACCTCGTAAACATTGACTTCAAAAAATAA
- a CDS encoding helix-turn-helix domain-containing protein has protein sequence MIFEFPIAVHPDVREYSRSCPHGFSSMIDHAPISESVCAAGRLLQQTENAIYTALSQHRFELGLSSPLVVRCPAPVIVLFYIVRGEAQVSQEQLGSLLMKEGTYCLYFVPKGEHQLQVEASHFTAVKVEVDLKMVEVLARHQPYFRKLLMHANRTPDSGWRLPAFETPPGARQLLTDIAQCIKEKDKRAMFMHECVARLLAASLYDIRRTQANKRQRYNYTEHEIAAVKMIESILADDKHRNIPLSKLIKKFGIGANKARELFFLQFGRDMRTHRTEKIAKEICERLLNTDHSVEQIAIDMEFKEPSIMRRLFKKKWGYTPSAYRRIFGRRNQ, from the coding sequence ATGATTTTTGAGTTCCCCATTGCCGTGCACCCCGATGTACGTGAATATTCCAGGAGTTGCCCACATGGCTTTTCCAGCATGATCGATCATGCCCCGATTTCCGAAAGCGTATGCGCTGCCGGACGCCTGTTGCAACAAACTGAAAACGCTATTTATACAGCGCTCAGCCAACACCGGTTCGAGCTCGGCTTGTCATCTCCTTTAGTGGTAAGGTGCCCTGCCCCTGTTATCGTGCTATTCTACATCGTTAGAGGAGAGGCACAGGTATCGCAGGAGCAGCTGGGTAGTTTGCTTATGAAGGAGGGCACCTATTGCCTCTACTTCGTACCGAAGGGCGAGCACCAGTTGCAGGTAGAGGCCAGCCATTTTACCGCCGTAAAGGTGGAGGTAGATCTGAAGATGGTCGAAGTACTGGCCAGGCATCAACCCTATTTCCGAAAGCTATTGATGCACGCGAATCGTACACCCGATAGCGGATGGAGGCTTCCTGCCTTCGAAACGCCCCCCGGGGCGCGGCAACTGTTGACTGATATTGCCCAATGTATAAAAGAGAAAGATAAGCGGGCCATGTTTATGCATGAATGTGTGGCCAGGCTGCTGGCGGCGTCGCTGTATGACATCAGGCGTACACAGGCTAACAAACGTCAACGATATAATTATACAGAACACGAAATTGCTGCCGTAAAAATGATAGAATCTATACTTGCTGACGACAAACATCGAAACATCCCCTTGTCTAAACTGATTAAAAAATTCGGCATCGGGGCCAACAAAGCCAGGGAGCTGTTCTTTTTGCAATTTGGCCGGGATATGCGCACCCACAGAACGGAAAAGATAGCTAAGGAAATATGCGAGCGCTTACTGAATACAGACCATTCGGTGGAGCAAATTGCTATCGATATGGAGTTTAAGGAACCCTCGATTATGAGAAGGCTCTTTAAAAAGAAATGGGGTTATACACCGTCGGCTTACCGGAGAATTTTTGGCCGGCGCAACCAATAG
- a CDS encoding FecR family protein: MTKEEIIALTDKVVSGTATDEELVLYNRVFQSFTPPTNDWDTAVLGSRLQVEERLHQGILAKTGYRRAAGLQVRRRLVLAAGMVLLLGAGIYWLAGDRQPAKQVVKVKRQLQDVQPPAGNRAVLTLANGQKILLDSNSTGMLSHQGDVTVSGGAGGQLQYSGTDDEVSINTLSVPKGSRPMVLMLTDGTKIWVDAGSSLQFPTVFPGKTREVTVNGQAYFEVAPKAGQPFFVYSENDQTRLEVLGTSFNVKSFPGGRDAMVTLLSGAIKLKGLVMEPGQQVVVRDGKGLRLQQQPNLEQVMAWRSGLFLFEGEELPAIMQELERYYDISVNNNSKIDERFVLRMPRNVPVSEVLKALEMTKLVRFTITGRTVTISDK, from the coding sequence ATGACGAAAGAAGAGATCATCGCACTTACCGACAAGGTCGTTTCCGGCACCGCTACGGACGAAGAACTGGTTTTATACAACCGGGTGTTTCAGTCGTTTACGCCGCCGACCAACGATTGGGACACTGCGGTACTAGGCAGTCGTCTCCAGGTAGAGGAGCGCCTGCACCAGGGCATCCTGGCTAAAACAGGCTACCGGAGGGCAGCTGGCTTGCAGGTACGTCGCAGGCTGGTATTGGCTGCCGGTATGGTGTTGCTGCTCGGCGCAGGCATTTATTGGTTAGCGGGAGACAGGCAGCCTGCAAAGCAGGTGGTGAAAGTTAAACGTCAATTACAGGATGTGCAGCCGCCTGCGGGCAACCGTGCGGTGTTAACACTGGCGAACGGACAAAAGATACTGCTGGATAGTAACAGTACGGGCATGCTGTCGCACCAGGGCGATGTAACGGTATCGGGCGGCGCTGGCGGACAATTGCAATATTCGGGCACCGACGACGAGGTGAGCATCAACACGCTCTCCGTACCGAAAGGCAGCAGGCCAATGGTGTTGATGCTCACAGATGGAACTAAGATATGGGTGGATGCGGGATCGTCCCTGCAATTTCCTACTGTTTTTCCCGGTAAAACGCGGGAGGTAACGGTGAACGGACAAGCGTATTTCGAGGTAGCGCCAAAGGCGGGTCAACCTTTCTTTGTTTATAGTGAAAACGACCAGACCCGGCTGGAGGTGTTAGGTACTTCCTTTAACGTAAAAAGCTTCCCCGGCGGCCGCGATGCGATGGTCACATTGTTGTCCGGCGCCATTAAACTGAAGGGACTGGTCATGGAGCCGGGGCAGCAGGTCGTTGTGCGCGACGGTAAAGGTCTGCGGTTACAGCAGCAGCCTAACCTGGAACAGGTAATGGCCTGGAGGTCGGGGTTGTTTCTTTTTGAAGGGGAGGAGCTGCCCGCCATTATGCAGGAACTGGAACGCTATTATGATATATCAGTGAACAATAACAGTAAAATCGATGAGCGCTTTGTGCTGCGGATGCCGCGTAACGTACCGGTGTCTGAAGTGTTGAAAGCGCTCGAAATGACGAAGCTGGTCCGTTTTACGATAACGGGTCGCACCGTCACCATATCAGATAAATAA